One segment of Hippopotamus amphibius kiboko isolate mHipAmp2 chromosome 2, mHipAmp2.hap2, whole genome shotgun sequence DNA contains the following:
- the PSMA4 gene encoding proteasome subunit alpha type-4: protein MSRRYDSRTTIFSPEGRLYQVEYAMEAIGHAGTCLGILANDGVLLAAERRNIHKLLDEVFFSEKIYKLNEDMACSVAGITSDANVLTNELRLIAQRYLLQYQEPIPCEQLVTALCDIKQAYTQFGGKRPFGVSLLYIGWDKHYGFQLYQSDPSGNYGGWKATCIGNNSAAAVSMLKQDYKEGEMTLKSALALAVKVLNKTMDVSKLSAEKVEIATLTRENGKTVIRVLKQKEVEQLIKKHEEEEAKAEREKKEKEQKEKEK from the exons ATG TCTCGAAGATATGACTCCAGGACCACTATATTTTCCCCAGAAG GTCGTTTGTACCAAGTTGAATATGCCATGGAAGCTATTGGACATGCAGGCACCTGTTTGGGAATTTTAGCAAACGATGGTGTTCTACTTGCAGCAGAGAGACGCAACATCCACAAGCTTCTTGATgaagtctttttttctgaaaaaatttataaactgaatga gGATATGGCCTGCAGTGTGGCAGGCATAACTTCTGATGCTAATGTTCTGACTAATGAACTGAGGCTCATTGCTCAAAG GTATTTATTGCAGTATCAGGAGCCAATTCCTTGTGAGCAGTTGGTCACAGCACTGTGTGATATCAAACAAGCTTATACACAGTTTGGAG GAAAACGTCCCTTTGGTGTTTCATTGCTTTACATTGGCTGGGACAAGCACTATGGCTTTCAGCTCTATCAGAGTGACCCTAGCGGAAATTATGGAGGATGGAAAGCCACATGCATTGGAAATAATAGTGCT GCAGCTGTGTCGATGTTAAAACAAGACTACAAAGAAGGAGAAATGACTTTGAAGTCAGCGCTTGCTTTAGCTGTCAAAGTCCTGAATAAGACCATGGATGTCAGTAAGCTCTCTGCTGAAAAAG TGGAAATTGCCACACTAACAAGAGAGAATGGAAAGACAGTCATCAGAGTTCTCAAACAAAAGGAAGTGGAACAGTTGATCAAAAAACACGAGGAAGAAGAAGCTAAAGCTGAGcgtgagaagaaagaaaaagaacagaaagaaaaggaaaaatag